In Ruminiclostridium josui JCM 17888, the genomic window GATTGAATCAATTACCAGGGCCTTTCAAAGATATACAGATAGAACCCAATTTTGTGCTATTGGATCAGTAAAAACAAATGTAGGGCATCTTGATTGTGCAGCAGGTATTGCAGGCCTCATTAATGGGGTTATGATGCTTAAAAATAGGAAAATACCGCCTAATATTCATTTTAAGAGCGGAAATCGTAAGATAGACTTTATCAATTCACCTGTTTACATAAATGATAAACTTGATAACTGGGAAAGATGCCAGACACCTAGAAGATGCGGCGTGAGTTCTTTTGGTATAAGCGGCACAAATTGTCACATGGTGCTGGAAGAAGCTCCTGCTGTAATAGAAAGTGAGAAAGAAAGTAATTACCATATTTTAACAATATCTGCAAAGAATAGAAATACAGTTGATAAAATATTAAATAAATATTGCCAATGGGTGAATAGAAATAAGGAAATCTCTTTAAGAGATTTATGCTATACGACAAACGTAGGAAGAGGACACTATAATTGCCGTATGGCCCTTGTAATCAACAATGTGGGCGACTTAAAACCAGAAAGAGCATTTACATATTACGGGGAATTTCAAATTAGTACCAATGGTGAACCACATAATCACGAAGGAAGTATAACTATTCAGCAAAAGGCTGAGTATACTAAAAAGGCTAAAGAAATTGTTAATAACTTAATTTCTGAAAAATCTCAGCAAAAGAAGAAAATATTATTACAGGATTTGGCCTTGCTTTATGTATCGGGTGCAGATGTTGAATGGGATATATTATACAAAGAGCAATGCTGTAAAATATTAAGCATTCCCACCTATCCCTTTGATCATAAGCGATATTGGATAAGTGCTGAAAAGCGTGCTGCAGTGGTTAGTTCCACATCAAAAAAAGAGTATGAAAAAAGAATTCACCCTCTTTTGGATCAATGTCTCGTTGATTCAATGGATATTGTAGTTTTTTCAAAAAATGTACATGTAGATAATTGCTGGGAACTTAAGGAACATGTCATTGGAAGAAACCATGTCTTGCCTGGTACCGCATTTGTGGAAATGATACATAAGGCGGGAAGCAAGTATTTTAAGACAAATAGTATTGAAATAGATGATTTGATGTTCTTAATGCCTTTTTCATGTAATGAAGGAGAGCAAAGAAAAATACAGGTTATAGGAAAGAATGCAAATGATTGTATCGAGATAGGAATTGTCAGTGCTGACGTAAATGAAATTGAAAAAACATGGATTAGCCATGTAACGGCGAAAGTGAGAAAAATTTCTCCTAATGTTGTCCGCAAGTTTGACATAGCTGAAATTATCAAAAGATGTCCGGAGACTTTAGATGTATATTCAAAAGGACATTCGCAAAATGGACATGTTGCTGTTACAGACAGATGGAAAACTAACAGGATGGTTCATTTTAATGAGACCGAATTGATTGCAAAATTTGAACTGTCAAAAGAGTACCATGAAGAATTAAATGACTATTATTTATATCCTCCCTTATTAGATGGCGCAGTTAATATTGGTAATATATTTACAAAAAGTGGGTTTTGCCTCCCTCTGTCATATGGTAACGCAAAGTTTTACAAGCCGCTGCCAGGGGAATTTTACAGCTATCTAAAAGTAAAAAATTTAAAAAACAGCGATGAAATTACAATATTTGATATTTGCATAATATCAAATGAAGGTGAGATTATTGCTGAGATTTTTGATTATATTTTAAAAGAGGTAGATGAGAGGGAGATGAGCAGAGTTAAAGGAGAAATGCTTTACTCAGTAAAGTGGATTGAAAGTCAAAGAATAGAAACTGCTGATAGTAGTTTGTTTGCCGATAAATCCATATTAATGATTAGAAGAGAAAACCAGCAGGATAACAGGATTTATAAGCAAATAAAAACCTTGAATGCAAAAGCTATAATTGATGTAGCTATCTCGGATGAGTACAAGAAGCTCAGTACTGACAGTTATAAAATAAGGTGCTGCGAAGAGGATTTTGGAGAAGTATTTGATTCTTTTTCGGATAGACACATTGACTATGTATTCCACATTGCATCATTGGAAGAAAATAATGAAGATACACTTGAGAATCTCCAACACAGTATTGATATGGGGATGAAAAGTACTTTTGTTTTCTTGCAGAGTATTGCTAAGCATCAGGTCAAAGTAAAAAATATTATGGCGTGTATAGATAATTCAATTACCATAAGTGGTAATGAAGAAGAAATAAAGCCTATGAATAGAGCATTATCAGGAATGCTTAAGTCAGCTTCCAGAGAATTTGATAATATCCAATTCAAAATTATTGATATTGATAAACAAACGGATAGCAGTGTGGTATTGGATGAAGTACTACACGGTGAAGATATGGTTTTGTCAGCATACAGGAGAAATTCCAGGTTTATTGAAGCCTTTTCTGAGCTTGTTCAAAGTGAACGAAGGGAAATTTCAATCAAAAATGATGGAGTATACATAATTACCGGAGGCCTTGGCGGTGTTGGTCTTGTTATTGCAAAGCAGTTGGCTGAAATGAATAGAAACGTAAAGATAGCACTTCTAAACAGAAGCAAGGCTCCACAAGAAGTACTTTCAGAAAAAGATGGCAGGACTATTGGCTCTCTTGAGGAGATTTATGAAATTACAGGAGATAAAAATTTACTGGAAATCATATCCGTGGATATTGCCGACATTGAAAGTCTGAACCGTGAAATATCCTTACTAAGAGAAAAGTATGGAAAAATTAATGGTGTAATTCATTGTGCAGGTGTTGCCGGAAAAGGATTTTTGTTGAGAAAAACATGGGATGAGTTTGAAAATGTTTTAAGACCAAAGATATATGGTACATGGATGGTAGACAAGGTTACTGAAAGTGATGAGCTTGACTTCTTTATCATGTGCTCATCCATTTCATCTATTTTCACATCAAGCGGCCAGAGCGATTATTCAGCAGCCAATTCTTATATAGACAGCTTTGCAGAACTAAGAAGTAAAAGGAATAAGAACACTCTGGCAATAAATTGGACAGGCTGGAAAGAAACCGGTATGGCAGTAGATTACAAGGTTGATCAGGGGGAAAGCTTATTCAAATTTATTGATAATGCAAGGGGACAGGAAGCTTTTGAATTTGCTCTGGGCTCCACACAACAGAGAATTATTATTGGTGAGCCCAACTACGAAATGATTCAAAATAGCAGAAACTTTCTAGATGATTTAATTATTTTTTCAGATAGCATTGAGAACAAGCTAAGGCAATATCAAAATTTGAGTAATGAAGAAGATGATCAAGGGGAAATAAAAATAAGCGTTACAGGTAAAAGCAGCGGTGATATAACACCTACCGAATATCAGGTTGCAAAGGCGGTAGCTAAAACACTCAAATTTGAAGAAGTTAATATATATGATAAATTCTTTGAAATGGGTGGGGATTCTTTACTGGCAGCTTCCTTTAAAAAGGAGCTAGACAAATTATTTCCTAATGTAGTTGATATTACAGATGTGTTTACGTATGTATCCGTTTACGAAATGTCCAAATATATTGACAGTAAAATAAATAAACCAGGACCAGAGGTAACGGAAAATAATAAAGTTCAGACGGATGATGAGTTAAGAGATTTATTAATGAAACTCAACTCCGGCTCCATTGATATTGAAGAAGCGGAGAAAAGGCTGCTATAAATCGGGAGGAGAAAAAATATGAGTAATTTAAAAAAGTACATTTTAGAGCAGGTCGGAAGTAAAAAATTGTCCCAAGATGATGCTTTTAAAATGTTAAAAGAACTCCAGGAGAGCAATTATGCAAAGGATGAAATAGCTATAATTGGTATGGCTTGCAAGCTTCCAGAGGCAGAAAGTCCACAGGAATTCTGGAATAACCTTATAAGTGAGTATAGGTGTTTTATTCCAATGCCTTCTGAAAGGCACGATTTTTATGACCCATTTAGAAATCCTCATTACGCTGAATTTTTAGGAATGAAAGCCATACCAAGACGAACAGAAACAGAGGATACCAGTCTTGTTTCTGTAATTACTGATATTGATAAGTTTGATGCTGCTTTTTTTGGAATTCCTCCCAGAGAGGCAAAATATATTCACCCGGGACAAAGAATATTTCTGCAAACTGCATGGTCTGCCATTGAAGATGCCGGTTATGGAGTAGATACCATACAGGGCAGTAACACAGGTGTGTTTGTGGGTGAAGACCATAATAATACACTTTTATACAAATATATAACAGAACCTGACCAGATGCATTTGACTGGGTCATGGGAAGGAATAATGGCAAGCCGAATAAATTACATATTTAACTTAAGGGGACCTGCTATGGTTTTGGATACAGCATGTTCTTCAGGTTTGGTTGCTATTCATGAGGCAAGTAATGCATTAAAGAACCATGATTGTGAAATGGCTATTGCCGGTGGTATTTCGTTGGGTGGCGGAACAACAGGAACCGGACCTGACGATGAAGATGCCACAGAAGATGCATTAACTGCAGTTGCATCTGATGACGTTGTAAGAGCTTTTGACAAAAAGTGCTCAGGAACTGTTTTCGGAGAAGGATGTATAGCAATTGTATTAAAGCTCTTAAAAAATGCTATAAAAGACGGGGATAATATATATGGTGTAATAAAAGGAAGCGCTCTGAATAATGATGGGGCTTCTAACGGTATTACAGCACCAAATCCTGTTGCCCAAGAAGATGTAATAAAAGAGGCATGGAGTCAGGCGAACATTAATCCCGAGACAATTCAATATGTGGAGGCTCATGGAACAGGTACTCTATTGGGAGATCCTATTGAGGTAAAAGGTCTTACTAATGCTTTTCAAAAATTTACCAATAAAAAGCAATTCTGCGGTCTGGGTTCATTAAAGACTAATATGGGGCATATGGTTGGAGCATCAGGATGTGCGGGTGTAATGAAAGTAGTATTAAGCCTACAAAACAATGTTATTCCTGCAAGCATGTATTTTGAGGAACCAAATCCACACATTAATTTTGTTGAATCACCTATGTTTGTTGTAGACAAACCTATGCCATGGAAGAAAGGGGACTTGCCAAGAAGGGCTGGAGTCAGCTCCTTTGGGTTCAGTGGAACAAATGCACATGCAATCATTGAAGAAGCTCCTGCATTGGAAAAAAGAGATGATATAAAAGACGGAAAGCTTAATGTTATTACCCTTTCAGCAAAAAGCGATACAGCTATAAACAATCTTGTTAAACGGTATCAGAAATTTTTGAGTGACAAGACAGAACTTGATATTAAAGATGCCTGCTATACAGCCAATACAGGTAGAGGGCATTATGAATACAGGATTATAATGCTGATTGATGATTTAAATTCATTAAAAGAAAAAATTGATATTTTAGCAGAACGGGGAATAGCTACTTATGCTGAAGAAAACATCTTTTTTGGTCAGCATAAAATTGTATCGGATAAAAGACAATCCTTGCAGGATAATGAAATCAAAGAAGGAAGTCTACGGGCATTAAATACTGAAGTTGAGCAAATGATGTCAGAGTTATTGAAGGCTGATAAAGATTCCTATAACAGTATGCTTCAAAAAATGTGTACATATTATGTACAGGGTGCCAACATAGACTGGAAAAAGTTGCACTCAGGCAGAAAGAACCGCAGAGTAAGTCTGCCTACATATCCTTTCGACAAAACACATTATTGGGCTGACGTAAAGAAAACGAAAATTACAGGCAGTGTTCAAACAGAAAACAATGAAAAACTGCATTACCTTATCGACGAACTTGTTATCTCCTCAATGAACGAGGATATATACCGTGTTAAGTTGTCTCCTGAAA contains:
- a CDS encoding SDR family NAD(P)-dependent oxidoreductase → MNLNVDMEDFISAINSQNKLVQQKPISTNDIAIIGISAKIGSAEDVNEFWDCICNGYDLIDTFPPDRQRDIDRYLKTCFGKESSSFIEMAYLKNVDLFDAGLFNMTPVEAELMDPVQRIFLECMLVAAEDAGYGGNRLFGSKTGVYVGCNSNTNDNYFSMISALSPSKMGLALAGNLNSVVASRFSYLFNLRGPAEVIDTACSSSLVAVHTACQALRSGEVDMAFAGGIKIGLIPRTVSNENDIGITSSTGRTKTFDDEADGTGAGEGAGVVLLKPLYKAIEDGDNIHAVIKGTATNQDGASVGITAPNSQAQTDVLLAAWEDAKINPLTLQYIEAHGTATNLGDPIEIESITRAFQRYTDRTQFCAIGSVKTNVGHLDCAAGIAGLINGVMMLKNRKIPPNIHFKSGNRKIDFINSPVYINDKLDNWERCQTPRRCGVSSFGISGTNCHMVLEEAPAVIESEKESNYHILTISAKNRNTVDKILNKYCQWVNRNKEISLRDLCYTTNVGRGHYNCRMALVINNVGDLKPERAFTYYGEFQISTNGEPHNHEGSITIQQKAEYTKKAKEIVNNLISEKSQQKKKILLQDLALLYVSGADVEWDILYKEQCCKILSIPTYPFDHKRYWISAEKRAAVVSSTSKKEYEKRIHPLLDQCLVDSMDIVVFSKNVHVDNCWELKEHVIGRNHVLPGTAFVEMIHKAGSKYFKTNSIEIDDLMFLMPFSCNEGEQRKIQVIGKNANDCIEIGIVSADVNEIEKTWISHVTAKVRKISPNVVRKFDIAEIIKRCPETLDVYSKGHSQNGHVAVTDRWKTNRMVHFNETELIAKFELSKEYHEELNDYYLYPPLLDGAVNIGNIFTKSGFCLPLSYGNAKFYKPLPGEFYSYLKVKNLKNSDEITIFDICIISNEGEIIAEIFDYILKEVDEREMSRVKGEMLYSVKWIESQRIETADSSLFADKSILMIRRENQQDNRIYKQIKTLNAKAIIDVAISDEYKKLSTDSYKIRCCEEDFGEVFDSFSDRHIDYVFHIASLEENNEDTLENLQHSIDMGMKSTFVFLQSIAKHQVKVKNIMACIDNSITISGNEEEIKPMNRALSGMLKSASREFDNIQFKIIDIDKQTDSSVVLDEVLHGEDMVLSAYRRNSRFIEAFSELVQSERREISIKNDGVYIITGGLGGVGLVIAKQLAEMNRNVKIALLNRSKAPQEVLSEKDGRTIGSLEEIYEITGDKNLLEIISVDIADIESLNREISLLREKYGKINGVIHCAGVAGKGFLLRKTWDEFENVLRPKIYGTWMVDKVTESDELDFFIMCSSISSIFTSSGQSDYSAANSYIDSFAELRSKRNKNTLAINWTGWKETGMAVDYKVDQGESLFKFIDNARGQEAFEFALGSTQQRIIIGEPNYEMIQNSRNFLDDLIIFSDSIENKLRQYQNLSNEEDDQGEIKISVTGKSSGDITPTEYQVAKAVAKTLKFEEVNIYDKFFEMGGDSLLAASFKKELDKLFPNVVDITDVFTYVSVYEMSKYIDSKINKPGPEVTENNKVQTDDELRDLLMKLNSGSIDIEEAEKRLL